A region of the Meles meles chromosome 18, mMelMel3.1 paternal haplotype, whole genome shotgun sequence genome:
AGAATCCCTCAACCACTCAATGACtcaccttctctccctttccttaaaagggaaaaacaatgCTTACCTACTGTCATGGTGCAAGAATAAGTGGGTTTGTTTTGTTAGACTGCTTTGAACTTGTTGGATGAAAGGAGCTTTTTAAGTACAAAGGGAAAGCAAAGGTATTTTGGCCAGGTGCTAAATTAAGACTTACCAAGATTGTTCTTTCTTATTGGGACCTACCCTCAGAGATGTATCacctgagacacctgggtggctcagtgggttaagtgtctgccttcggctcaggtcatgctgacctggatcccaggatcaagccccatgtcaggctccttgatcagcaggggagtcagcttctcgctctgcctgctctgtctgccactccccctgcttgtgcattatttctccctctctctctctttcacacacacacacacaaataaataaaatctttttttttaatccttaaagggatgactgggtagctcagtgggttaaagcctctgcctttggctcaggtcatggtctcagggtcctgggatcaagtcccgcatcaggctctctgcttggcggggagcctgctttcccctctctctcttcctacctgtgatctctctttctgtgttaaataaataaataaaatcttgaaaaaaaaatccttaaaaagagagagagaagtcacctACACCCAAATACCTATACAGCttagaaaaaagaacagaggcagagtgcaggagaagggagggaagggtgtGACAGCCTCTGACCCTTCCAGATTCCCTGCGATGGAAGTCCTGGTGCTTTCCAAGCAAATCAATCTTGTCCACACAGATGGTGGCCAACAGGTAGGATTTTGGATTTGAGAGCAGCTGGAGGCACAAAAACCAGGCCCTGGCTTACGGTCTCTCCACCCTTGAGGCTTGGGACTATGGTCACTCCCGCACCAGGATGGGCTGGACTTCGTAAATTTCTCAGCAGGCTACTCTGATTTGGAGAGCCCACGGAGCCGAGGGAAGACAAGAACCAGCTTGTGGGGGTTGGTGTGTCAGCCCCGCTTTAACACTTGCAACCTCACCAATGAATAAGACCTAGACCTCAGGGGGTCATAGAATCTGGGGACTAGAACACCCTCTACAACCATCTCATCCAGCCCCATCAGATGACTGAGTATCCTCCTCAACACCCCCACCAAGTATGCCTCCAGTGATGGGGAACTCACTGCTTCCCATCTCTGGGCAGCTCTGACGATGCTCTCTGGAGACATGCTGTTCTTGGCCATGGCCGCCTAAACAGGAGCTTCTGGTTCATGTTTCTACTGCCTACAAGGTCCAAGCCAAGCAGCTGCCAGTTGCTAGTGGAGCCCGTGAGGAAGCTTGGGTGGGTCCATTTGGCCTTCTCTAGACTGATAGTCTGACAGGCTCAGCAACCATCATCCTTTAATGCATTCAGCATTTCACAGCGTGCAGGGGAAAGGCGCTGCCTTGATCCGATGAGACACTGCTCACACACGGGATCTATAGGAGGCCACAGCCAACTCCTTCTACAACATATCTGGcccatgaggggctcagtccccaAAGAAACACCCTAacccagtgattctcaaacttgagcCTGcatagaatcacctggaaggctcaATAAATCAGACTGCCTATTCAGAAAGTCAGAGGTGGGACCCAAGACTTTGCATTTCCTAAAAGTCCCCAAGTAAAGCCGGTTCTACTGGTTGGAACACGTTTAGAACCACTACCTCAaaacttctcatttttaatttttttcccttcagtgcTTCCAAAGTATGGGCTTTGGGCCTAACTCAGGGAGACCAGGGTTCAAGTCTTGATTCAGCCACCAGATGCTCCCCCATTGCGGGCTTTGGCAGGCCCCTGTTGTCACAAGATCTCTGAAGCCCCAGGACTGTGCCTTGCTTGCCATGGGCCCGTGATCACAAAAGCTTACTTTAAGTAGAGCATTCTAGGGGTCCTGGCAGAAACTCTGACCTGAGTTTTTCCTTTGCACAAGGATGAAGGCTTCGTCCTGATAAGAGGAGATTTTAGCTGGTGCGAGTATTTTAAAAGCTCTGTGAATCCAGCTCTAAATAAGCTTCGGACACCCGGTTATAGCTGTCTGTCTGCCAACGGTGTCATTTTGCTGCAGGCTGATTTTCAACTGTGGTCCTGGCTGGTTTTGCCATCTCCCAGGACccctcctgggagggagcccccaACCCCTGCTTCTATGGGAACGGCTGGCTCAAGGGGACCCTCGGCAACACCCTTGGCATAGGATGGAGACACTGACCACAGGCCCTGGACTCTTCATGCTGCCGAAGTGAGGtttattagcaaaataaaaacaggtcTACCTACCACTTCTCAGACTCTGAAGCAACAGGAGAGAGCAAAAGAAGTGTTCTGGACACCCTAAAGAGAGGAAGCCCAAATCCAGAGGCCGGGGCTGAGCCGCTGGACTAAAAAGTCCATCAGCAGAGAAGCGTTGCCGGGCATCAGTCTCCTGCCCTACGGGCCAAGGGAGCAAGCCCTCGGGGGTGAGGGGGCAGGCCTGCGGAGTGGAGACAGCGGAGCTGCGGACGGTTCCCATCTCCTGAGTCCTCAGGCTGAGGAGTGTGTCAGCATCGAGGTGTTGAGCTGGAGCCACAAGAGGCCCGAGGAGGcccagaaaggcagggagagcagggggtACAGGCTGCAGGGGTTGGGCGGGGGGTGCTGGAGGCTGGGGTCGCGCATGGGTTGCAAGGGAGCCTGCGGAGAGAAAAACGTGTTTGAAACACTGACGTCAGAAGTGCATGAAAGACAAAAGTACACTGGCATTTCAAAATCGGAAAAGCAAAAGGGGATTGTAGACCTTGGCATTCCTGCTAAGCCTAGAAAGTCCACAGCGGAGCTGAGACCAGAGCTCATGGTGCCCCTGTGCAAAACCAGCCCTTCCGGCTGCAGGTAAAGGAACACGGACGAGAAAGGCAGAAAGGTTGGCCAAGCAAAAGCAGCTCAGCTGCCCTCCTGATTGACACATAGCCCCTAGTCTTGTTCCTTATTGCTTAACGGGGTGTTCTATCCACCTTACCTCTTGCACAGCACAATGGGAGGACAAAATGAAAGAATGGTTGCAAATGCCCTTAGCAATGTTTTTTTAACATTGAGCATGAAGAATCCTTGTTACTGGAATACTTCTTCCAGAAAGAATTTAACCAAACCTAAATGCACTGAGCTCTCAGTATTTCAGCCCCCCTGTGGCAGGGACTAGCATCTGGGAACATAACGTGGTCAGCAGAATGGATGGCATGAGCTGAAAagttccctctcaccctcccttATGTCCAAGCAGCTCACCAGGCTTACCAGGTAGCAAGTTTGTCCCCAGAGATGCCATCTGCCCTGCCACCCCTCCTTTCCAATCATCCTCACAAAAGGGCTCTGTTCTTATACATGACATTGGCACAAACATCGGGGTACACACTTGCAATCCTCGCTCTCCAGAAGTTTCCGGTATGTGTTGATTTCGCCCTCCAGCCGGGCCTTGACGTCCAGCAGCACCTGGTACTCCTGGTTCTGCCGCTCCAGGTCACCCCGGATCTCAGACAGCTGCTCCTCCACGTTGCTGATCAGCACCTGCATCTGGGCCAGCTCGGTGCCGAAGCGGGCATCAGCTTCACACAGGGAGTTCTGCAGGCAATCTTTCTGTAATGGCAAAGGGGGAGGCAGGTGGAAAATCATGGACTGCAGCCCTCAGTCTCTCTAGTAAGACTGTGACACCCCAAGGTATTGCCAGACCTGGAGAACAATCTAGCTTCTGTTAGCAGACCTCAGGTAGAAGAATAAACAATGTGCCATTGCTCTTCATTTCAGACACAGGATAAGTGTGCAGGACCTGCCCCATACAGGTAAATGTTCATTCCCCAGCATCCACACCTATGAGAAGGTTCTTGCACAGGCAAGGAAGTCGAGGTTTGAACTGTGTCCTGGTCTGTATTTAAGGGAGGCCGGTACTGAGCCAGGAACCGCTCTTGGGAGTGGGAGCCAAGTGGAGGCCTCTAGGTGTGCAAAGGAACTCACCAGTGTGTGCTGGGCCTGAAGCTCCACCTCCAGGGCATTCACCGTGCGTCTCAGCTCCAGGATCTCCGACTGGCAGCACCGCAGCTCCTCGGAGCACGACATGTCCTGCTTGCTGATGCTCTCAGACTGAAGCACAAGGCCACAGAGACATGATCAGCAACCTCCCACGGGAAAGCCGGGGTCCCTCCCTGCTCCGAGACAGTGCCCTCACCTGATCTCGGAACCACTCTTCCAGATCATTGTGGTTGGTCTGCACCACGGCCTCATAGTGGCACCGCATCTCCTGGAGCACCCTGCTCAGGTCCACGGTGGGCTCAGCATCCAGCTTAATCTGGAGCTTGTCCCCCAGCTGGCTCCTCAGAATGTGGACTTCCTGTGGGCACAGGAGGGGGACATCCCAGTCATGGAGTTCCCACTGCCCTCTACCCCAAAGCCTCATCTCCCACTATCTACCGTCCCCAGTGATTTCCCTGTGCTCCTCTGCGGATAAGGCCCCGCCTGCATTAGCCTAGCAACTTCCAAAGGCTGTGGATGAAGAGCAATTTCCCACTGAAAGCTGGAGCTCACCTCCATAGCTTGTGAGGTTTAACCACAGGGCAAGGCCGGCAGAGCTTCCATCCTGAGCAGGAAGAAGAGCTTCACTGCTTCCCCCAAACGAGCCCGAATTCACCCCCAGAAAGTCTTACACAAAGGGCCATGTACCTGCTCGTGGTTCTTCTTAAGGCAGAGCACCTCCTCCTTGAGGGACTCCAGCTGGGCCTCCAGGTCACATTTGGCGAGTGTGAGGTCATCCAGTGCCCTGCGCAGGCCACAGACGTCGGCCTCCCCCAGCTGGCAGAGCGAGTGTTCCGTCTGGTACCTTTAGCAGGAATGATACAGGAGTCGGGGGGTAGAGAGCAGAGGGGCCCCAGGACACTGGCAGCCGTTCTACCAGCATCCTTCCGCAGTCTAATTGTGAGCTGGCATTTCCTAGGTGGCACACTCCCAGCCCAGAAAGCAATGGGGTATTCCCCACTCATTTGACACTAAGCACCACTAGGCAGAGTGGCCAGTACTGAGGGTGCTGGGGTAGACCATGGTCACCATCTGCCCTCATGGACTGATGGCCAAAGGGAGGGCAGCAGAGTAACCTGGCAACTGCTATGCCAGGTGATCCCCGCAAACCCTTCTCTTGCACGCCCCCTACTAAGGCAGACTCTGGGTCCTCTCTCAGATTAGAAGCCAAACGCCAAATGAGAGGATGGAAATGGCTTTCTTTAGCCCCAGAGGAATAAGGATTCTACAGAGCTCTGAAGAAAGACAATAAAACACAATGCTCCTTCCTGTTCCTGGGTTGGACCTTCTCAGGTGGCAGAGATCTTTTGACCTTCCCAAGCCTCCATCATAGACAGTGGAGCATTATTTCTGCTGTGAGTTCCTAGTGCTTGTGCTCACAACTGGCTGGGCTGCAGCGTGGAAATATCCTCACGGAGGCAGCAGAATTTGGTAGGAAATGGCCTCGGGGTAGGAAATGTGGTGCCAGGTTCCAGTCCTACCACTCAGTAGCCACGTGGCTTCAGACAGGTCACTTCAGGGCCCTGAGCTTTGGTAGTCTCACAAGGATGGAGCCATCACTGCCCTGCCTACTTCCCCAGGTCCTTAAAACAATAGCAGCAAGTGTATGATGTATTCTCAAACATGCCGTGAACTATAAAAGCTAAACAACCGAGGGGCAGAGGAGTGTTCTTTCAAGACCTTGGACATCATaccctctcttttctcctgctgtAACTATCAGTTTGGGATCTTGGTCAATTATATCTCCGATGCCAACTGCATCATAAGAGACAAGAAGTTAGGCTAGgcacctgcctcctccctctgcctgttctacCCCAACTCACTTGGTCCTGAAATCATCTGCAGCCAGCTTGGCATTGTCTATTTGTACCACCAGCTTGTTGTTCTCAGATTTGGTGCACAGGATCTGGGGAAAGAAAGTAGGTTTGGTAAGTCACTAACCCCAGAGCCATCAATGGCCTCGGGTCAAAAGTGTTCCATTGGCTGAGATTCAAACGACAACATCCCTTTGGACAACACAAACTCCCAAACACATAAGAAATGCTGCTGTGATACAGGGTGGGGGCTATGCTTGAGGATGCTTGGCAGAGGCGAAAGGCCTACAGCCAAAAGAactgggagatggaaaggaataGCAAGCTGAACATATAACAgagacttaattttattttgccaGCCGTGATACTTAGCCTGAGATGAACAAGATCTGAAATCTAGGCCACAGAACAATGAGCTGGTTATGAAAGCTCTGAATGAAGGGGGACACATTCTCAATCAGAAGTCCCTTATGCTGGTTGGCCAACTTCCCCAAAGGTCTTCTGTGAATCTATCCGGATTTCTGTGGCCCCTATTTGACATGCTTTGCCTTCCTATCTCCAAAGCAAAGGtgtagtttcttaaaaagcatTGGATTGATTATCAAAGGGGCCAGTAGCTATGCAGAAGAGACAAATGCTATTGAATGGACATATACTGGTTCATAAAGGACACTAGAATACGTTGCCTTGTACTGCACCAGAACTTAGATTGCACTGTTTTTGCAACTATAATGTTAGAATTTTTAAGTACCGAGACTAAGTAAACATAGACTCAGAATCCTGGAGAGTCAAATCCAACATCTCATCTTTTACATATTCCCATTCATCTGCACTCAAGAAATTATCTTcccacaaccaaaaaaaaaaattttttttcaactgtgGCTGTTTCCACTTCCAATCCAGGCCCTAAACATTTTGTGCAAGTGTCAGtaatctttttctataaagggccagacagtaaatatagAAGACTTTGAAGGCCATGAATCTCTATcacaactattcaactctgccattAGAGCACAGAAGCAGCCATATGCAATACATTAATGAATGAGCATGGCCAtgtaccaataaaactttatttataaaatcagtCAGTAGGCCAAGTGGGCCATAGTTTACCAACCCCTGATCTGAAGCACCACAAACCTCACCTTCTGCTGGAGCTCCTCAATGGTCTGGAAGTAGGACTGGTAGTTTGGACACATGGTGGACTCGTGACATTTGCTCGACTCTCGAATCATGGTCTCCAGCTCCTCATTGTCCCGCTCCAGCTGGCGCACCTTCTCCAGGTAGTTGGCCAGACGATCATTCAAGAACTGCATGGTCACCTTCTCATGGCCATTCGGGGCACCTTCCACATAGTTCTCACAGACTCCAATGTTGCCAGGAATATTGCAGGTCCCTGGCAAGGGGCAAGCGGTGCGGCAGCTGAAGGGCATACAAAGGCTGGGTTTGCCCAGAGGGGTTGCCCCCACACGCGCTCGGTTGGCATGTGCCTGAATGGCTGACAGGCACTGAGAGGCAGCCTTGGCCTCTGGAACCTGTCCGCTGAGAAGAGAACTGCAGCGATGAGAAGTCATGGTGCTGAAGGCCAGACGTGTGCTTTGCCCACAGTTAGATTTGCTTGAAGTAGAAGTCTTCTTCCTCCAGACCTTATATAGGTCTGTAGTGGGTGTTGGTGCAAGAAAACAGGCATTTTCCTCATTAATATTTATGTTGATTCTCATACAATCACTCTATTAGTCAGTGATTTTTGTCTCTTATAAAGAGTTAATGAGCTCATGAAAGAGGCCTTCACCCACACAGGCTACTTCCCCTCACTGCAGGGTCCTAGAACACAGAGAAAATGAGGTCTTCTTCAAATGGCCCACATTCAGTGGCTTATGTCTCTTTCCCCTCTGTCAGCTTATGCCTGTGAGATAATCAAGAACCAGAGTCTCTTAAAATCCCCTCAAAATTTCTCCCACTCCAGTATTCTTTTCCTGCCTCCAAATCTTCCCGTCATGGCAAAGTCTAAAATGGTCGTCAATCAGGCACATtgaggaaagcaaaacaaatcacAATTAGTTTCTTTCAACAGGTGTGTATAGAGATCTCCACTGTGGGACACAGCTTAGCCTGCTTGGAGGGAGGGGCTTAGATTTgagtaaaagaaataagaaagtaaatgaCCTTTCTTATAAATGCAATAAGAgaggtggtttaaaaaaaaaaaaagctacatagATTTTAAGAAGAGAGCACACTATGTGACTAGAAAAATACTTCATGGAACAGGGagcatttaaaatgtgatttgaaTGATAGTTTCCAggagacagtgggagagagaCCATAGCTCATAGAGACCAAAGTGAACAGAATCAAACTTGTCTGGGAAATGAAAAATAGTATAACTGTGCTGGCATTTATAAGAAAGACACATACACCAGCCCTGGAAAGTTGCATTCAGTCCAGGTTGTGGGAAGCCTTGAATGCCAGGACCATCCCATATATAGGCTTCAAGTAAAGCCAAATCAAAGGTAGGAATCTGCCCCTGGAAGCTGACTTTCCCCaaatatgaggaaaaataaatatccagGTTCCTTACGAAGGAAAGTAATAGAGAAGAGATGAAAGTCTCCAGTATCAACATTAGAGGACAACATCAGACCAGAAACAACAAAAGAGAAACCTAACTTCCAAATTGATTTTGGTGtctgaaaactgaaaagacaCTTCTTAATTACCCATGGGTCAAAGGGTAATGagaaattaaagtattttaaactgaattaaaatgaaaataccaccTATCAAACTGATTTGGGCAATTAAAACTTCCCTGTGCAAGCATGAGACAAATTAGCTTGGgaagtagggaaaaaaaagtcttcatgaaCGAAACAGGGTAATCTGTGATtcccaagaaataaaattgtgtttttgTGTATTAGAGTCTATAGGCTAATTAAGGCAGGCAGTGATTAGTATTTTATGGTGTCTGTTCTCAGGCACCTCCCCCTCCTTTCCGGCAGCTTTCCTTGTAAGACATTGGTCCTCTAACCCACTGACTCCCTCTTCACCTTGTTTAAGAAGATACGTACTCAAGAACTTTGATCTTCCATCTTTTGAAACTTTgtacatttctttgaaatgtaCCTACCTTGATGGTCCTTTACTTAGCagactgtaaaataaaatttaaatttccttaATCTTCAGACACACTCAGCGCATCAGAAGCTTTATGGCCTCCTCTATTCCTAAACAAATAAGCCAGTGGCCAGTTGTTCAGTAAGCTCTGGAAAAGGGCAGCCAGCCAGCTTCTAGGCTATGCTAACGAAGACGCTGCTTTGACCCCATTCCTGAGATGAATGAATTCACCAGGAGGGCCCTTGAGGCAGCGGGTACATGTTTTAGGTAGCTCTAAAACATGGAATATGAGCCAAATGAGATCTCAAAGTCCTCTAGTCTAAAGCCCTTTGGCATTAAAAGCCCTTCCAATTCATTGTCCAGTCCATCACTCCCCAGAAGGCCCCTCCCATCACTGGCCCAACTGGGCCCCTGTGGCTCAGTTTCCCAGGCTTTGGGCAAGATGTTGGAGTCAAGAGATAAATAACTCTGTCTTCTGGAGTTATAATACAGGGGACGGTTAGAATGTCTTTTATGCAGAAAGACATATCTACCTCCGTGCTGTTTATGGCTATGGCTTTCATTTGTTCctgcattcattcaataaacattgagCGAAGACCCATACTGTGCCAGGCAGGCTCTGATGCCAGATGTTGGTGGTATGCTAACAAGTAAGTCAGAGAGTTTGCCTttagttaatttattttctcattctaccCACGGGATCCCACAGAGGATAAATCAATCATTCGGCCACATGGCAGACCTTCAATTCTTTCTAATCCCCTTGCCATCCTGAATACATTCCTATGACTACATCCCATGGAGTctctactattctttttttttttttttaaagatttcattatttagttatttgacagagagagatcacaagtagacagagaagcaggcagagagagagagagggaagcaggctccctgctgagcagagagcccgatgcaggactcgatcccaggaccctgagatcacgacctgagccgaaggcagcggcttaacccactgagccacccaggcgccctactctttttttttaagatttttatttatttatttgacacatagagagagagagggcagagaggcaggcagagagagaaggggaagcaggctccctgctgagcagagagcccaattcagggctcaatcccaggaccctgagatcatgacctgagccgaaggcagagacttaacccactgagccacccaggcaccccctctacTACTCTGAAGTGAGGGCCCTAGAATGGAATTTCTGATGAGCTGGCATTAAGAAGCTGCCAGCAAATGGCCCAGCAAGCCTTCTTGACCAGGACTCTTGTGTGCTCTATGCTGATCCCTCCAACTCTCATATACAATACAATGTCCCATATGCAATCAGTGAGACCCATGGGAACACTTCCCCTTAACTACTCTATGTATGGATATGGGCAATATTCACCAAGGCCGATGCTTACCACCATCTGTGAATTTGTCCCAGTGAGCTACTCCAAGTGATTCAATACTCATATAGCCTCCTCCAATGTTCAAAGCCCTTTCAAGGCACCATGAGGATTGCAATGATGAATCGGAGAATGCCCATCTCTGAAAAAGCTcagagcaggaagagaaagagttcATGACACTCAACGGAAAGAGAAGTCGCAGAGAGAGCTgcaggcatgggggtgggggggttggacATCAAGAGACTTTATCTGGAGCTTGAAAGACAGGTAAGATTTggacaggcagaggaaaagagggaaagaattttctagaaaaaaatataaccacAGGCACACACTCGGAAGCAGAACCGTAATGGTGGGCTCCAAAGAAGCAGGGGTGCAACCTCAGGAATGCGAGCATGCAGCCAACAGAGGCCTGCCCCAACAGAGATAATTTTGAATGACAGAAACATGTAGACCCCAAGAGTCAAATCGCATTTTTAAAGCCTATAGAAGGAATTTATACTAATTTATGCAAAAAAagtctccttttatttttgtaacttctATACACgtgattctcaaactttaggCTGTATCAGAATCA
Encoded here:
- the LOC123930054 gene encoding keratin, type I cuticular Ha8-like; amino-acid sequence: MTSHRCSSLLSGQVPEAKAASQCLSAIQAHANRARVGATPLGKPSLCMPFSCRTACPLPGTCNIPGNIGVCENYVEGAPNGHEKVTMQFLNDRLANYLEKVRQLERDNEELETMIRESSKCHESTMCPNYQSYFQTIEELQQKILCTKSENNKLVVQIDNAKLAADDFRTKYQTEHSLCQLGEADVCGLRRALDDLTLAKCDLEAQLESLKEEVLCLKKNHEQEVHILRSQLGDKLQIKLDAEPTVDLSRVLQEMRCHYEAVVQTNHNDLEEWFRDQSESISKQDMSCSEELRCCQSEILELRRTVNALEVELQAQHTLKDCLQNSLCEADARFGTELAQMQVLISNVEEQLSEIRGDLERQNQEYQVLLDVKARLEGEINTYRKLLESEDCKLPCNPCATPASSTPRPTPAACTPCSPCLSGPPRASCGSSSTPRC